One stretch of Lachnospiraceae bacterium oral taxon 096 DNA includes these proteins:
- the asp2 gene encoding accessory Sec system protein Asp2: protein MEEVTVLQVGMKNLSKVYIIPRNVRWVYIQSGQLTKEKLKSLEVKKIQCTIVDFITPRDLSLLIEKVEAWTLFFTENVFLLSDIQKNVAVMDFFKSKMAYPLQNNELQSFITSIPRRFFDRVDSLRIETKHIEVAKKYQNIAVWRGNNAIEIVDNFGEKYTPVMFWRFGMPAQEYRDLSFWAEYITEGSVEVKFIFRKFRLGSTDEVMQTVEATNPKEPMLFRGDERGGTVNISLQAKGSGTLRMGVLHARTCRNGSGEFFAGGVSTKDAFKEEVLSYFNPMDLKPPLNIYFSGYRMAEGFEGYMMLKNMGCPFLLISDPRLEGGAFYLGSKEYEENVEKVIRDAMEYLHFDGSQVLMSGISMGSFGAVYYGRKIEPKAIFLGKPLLNIGTIAMNEQTVRPEGFPTSLDLLYKLEGEVSISAAKRLNQRIWKELDVADFSQTEIAAVYMQQDDYDAMAYPDMLRHWTGKNFRVYGKGIIGRHNDNTNAVVTWFVTQYQRILKEEFQRWKE, encoded by the coding sequence ATGGAAGAAGTAACAGTATTACAGGTGGGGATGAAAAATCTCTCCAAAGTTTATATTATTCCTCGAAATGTACGCTGGGTTTATATACAGAGTGGGCAGTTGACCAAAGAAAAATTGAAAAGTTTGGAAGTAAAGAAGATACAATGTACAATTGTAGATTTCATAACACCAAGGGATCTTTCACTGTTAATTGAGAAGGTAGAGGCGTGGACATTGTTTTTTACAGAAAATGTATTTCTATTGTCTGACATTCAAAAGAATGTTGCGGTGATGGACTTCTTTAAATCAAAGATGGCCTATCCGTTGCAAAACAATGAATTACAGTCTTTTATTACTTCCATTCCAAGGCGATTCTTTGACCGAGTGGATAGCTTGCGTATTGAAACAAAGCATATTGAAGTGGCAAAGAAATATCAAAATATTGCGGTGTGGCGTGGAAACAATGCCATTGAAATTGTAGATAATTTTGGAGAAAAATACACACCAGTGATGTTTTGGCGCTTTGGTATGCCAGCACAAGAATATCGAGATCTTTCCTTTTGGGCAGAATATATCACTGAAGGATCTGTAGAGGTTAAGTTTATTTTTCGCAAATTCAGACTGGGATCCACAGATGAGGTGATGCAGACGGTTGAGGCGACCAATCCAAAGGAACCTATGTTATTTCGTGGAGATGAGAGGGGAGGAACGGTGAATATCTCCTTACAGGCCAAGGGAAGCGGAACATTGCGTATGGGAGTTTTGCATGCGAGAACTTGTCGAAATGGATCGGGGGAATTCTTTGCAGGGGGAGTTTCAACAAAAGATGCTTTCAAGGAAGAGGTTCTTAGCTATTTTAATCCAATGGATTTAAAGCCACCGCTGAATATTTATTTTTCTGGTTATCGAATGGCTGAGGGATTTGAAGGTTATATGATGCTAAAAAATATGGGCTGTCCATTCTTATTGATTTCTGACCCAAGGCTTGAGGGAGGTGCATTTTACTTAGGCTCAAAAGAGTATGAGGAAAATGTTGAAAAAGTGATTCGAGATGCAATGGAATATCTGCATTTTGATGGCTCTCAAGTGCTGATGTCTGGGATTTCTATGGGGTCGTTTGGAGCAGTGTATTATGGGAGAAAGATTGAACCGAAGGCTATTTTTCTTGGAAAGCCTCTGCTCAATATCGGAACCATTGCGATGAATGAGCAGACCGTGCGCCCAGAAGGCTTTCCGACAAGCTTAGATTTGTTATATAAGTTGGAGGGAGAGGTATCCATATCCGCAGCAAAGCGATTGAATCAAAGGATTTGGAAAGAGTTAGATGTTGCAGATTTCTCACAAACAGAGATTGCCGCAGTCTATATGCAACAGGATGATTATGATGCAATGGCTTATCCCGATATGCTTCGCCACTGGACAGGAAAAAATTTTCGTGTCTATGGAAAGGGTATTATTGGCCGACATAATGATAATACGAATGCAGTGGTGACTTGGTTTGTTACACAATATCAGCGAATTCTCAAAGAGGAGTTTCAAAGATGGAAAGAGTAA